Below is a window of Haloterrigena alkaliphila DNA.
CGGGAGCGACCTCGCGGGGATGGAGACGACCGCCGAGAAGGAGGGCGACGAGTACGTGATCAACGGCGAGAAGTACTGGATCGGCAACGGCGTCGAGGCCGACTGGATCACGCTCTACGCTCGCACCGGCGACGACGAGGACAACCCGTACGGAAACTACTCGCTCTTTATCGTGCCGACCGACACCGACGGCTACGAGGCCGAACACATCCCCGAGAAGATGGCGATGCGGGCCTCGAAGCAGGCCCACATCGAACTCGAGAACTGCCGCGTTCCGGAAGCGAACCTGATCGGCGAGGAGGGCGACGGATTCTGGCTGCTCGCGGACTTCTTCAACCACGGTCGGATCGCCGTCTCCGGGCACGGACTGGGCCTCGCGGCGGCGGCCATCGAGGAGGCCTGGGAGTTCGTCCACGACCGGGAGCAGTTCGGCCGGCGGATCGGCGACTTCCAGGCGGTCCAGCACGGCCTGGCGGACATGCTGATGGCCTTCGAGCGCGCTCGAGCGCTCACCTGGCGGGCCTGCGAGAAGGTCGAGAACGGCGAGAACCAGGGGTACTGGGCGGCGCTGTCGAAGACCAACGCGACGGAGACGGCCGTCGAGGTCGCCGAACGGGGGATGCAGTTCCACGGCGGCCGCTCGATCTTCGACGAGCGCCGGATCGCCCGCGTCTACCGCGACGTGAGGATTCCGGTCATCTACGAGGGGGCGAACGAGATTCAGCGCAACCTGATCTACGGGCAAGCCCCGTGACGGACGACCCTGTTGCCATTTTCGCCCTCACTCCGCGGCGTCGATCGCAGCATTCGCTCGAGACGGTCGCGGATCGTTCCGTGCCGAAAGAGCAAACCGTTCCGCCGCCAATGAGTTGCCCAATGGCGATCCGGCGCGATGTCTGCGGATCCCGAACGGAGTCGAACTGACATGACCCGGCCACGAATTCTCTGTGTGAGCAGCGACCGATCGACGCGAGCGTCCGTGACGCTCGCGCTGACCGACGCGCCGGTCAACGTCGTCATCGCCCAGCGCAGTACGGAGGCCGTCGAACGCCTCGATCGGGAGTCGATCGACGCCATCCTCATCGACGCGAGCACGGTCGCGAACGTGCCGCGACTCGTCGATGCCGTCGAGGCCGAGGCGCCGGCGACGCCGACGTTCGTCCACTGGGGAAACGCCGAGGCCGGGGACGATTCGGTCGCCGTCCTCAGCGAGGTCGTCGCGCGCACCGACGAAACCGAGTCGGCGGCCCGACTGGCCGACGCGGTGACGAACCGGATCGGGAGCGGTCCGACCGACGGGTCGACCGACCTCGAGTCGCTAGCCGCCGAACTGACCGACGACACCGACCGGAACGAAGGCGACGCCACGCCCGCGGACCTCCCCGACGACCTCGCGGCGATCGTCTCCGCGGTCAGGCGGCGGCTGGTCGACGTCACCTCCCCCGTCGCCCTCGAGCGGATTCTCCGCGAGGAGGTGACGAGAAACGATCGGTTCGCGTTCGCCTGGGTCGGCGAGTACGATCAGGGCGAGGGGGAGATCGTCCCGTGGTTGACCGACCCGGACAGCACGGAGTGGCCGATGCAACGGACCTTCGGCATCGGCGGCGGCGAGCAACCGCTGCTCGAGCGCGCGATCCGGACCGGAGACCTCCAGACTCAGCAGCACGTCGGAGACGACCGCGACGCGGTCCCGTTCGGCGATCACGCGTTCGAACGGGACGTCAGCGCCGTCGCCGTCGCCCCGCTCTCCGCCAGCGGCCAGCGCTACGGCGTCGTGGTCGTCTACGCGCTCGAGGCCGTCACCGAGGCCGAGCGACGGGCAATCCGCTCGGTCGCCGACGCGGCCTCGCACGTCCTCGAGACGATCGCGATCCGGGGCCAACTCGAGCAACAGGGGCGGGCCCTCCACCGGTACGAACGGCTCGTCGAGACGGCCGGCGACGGGATGTACGTCCTCGACGGGCACGGCCACTTCATGACCGTCAACGACGCGCTCACGGCAACGACCGGCTACAGCCGCGAGGGCCTCCTCGGCGAACACGCGTCGATCGTC
It encodes the following:
- a CDS encoding acyl-CoA dehydrogenase family protein, with amino-acid sequence MDLLEETIVPEHARDVKAEAREFASEHIEPNAQEYFQSGEYPEEILEAGREANLVAQDIPEELGGRGFDLPQLLAITEEFYRADAGIALTLQLASFGCEITYSHGTDEQCEEYIRPVAEGEQRSGLAVSEPDTGSDLAGMETTAEKEGDEYVINGEKYWIGNGVEADWITLYARTGDDEDNPYGNYSLFIVPTDTDGYEAEHIPEKMAMRASKQAHIELENCRVPEANLIGEEGDGFWLLADFFNHGRIAVSGHGLGLAAAAIEEAWEFVHDREQFGRRIGDFQAVQHGLADMLMAFERARALTWRACEKVENGENQGYWAALSKTNATETAVEVAERGMQFHGGRSIFDERRIARVYRDVRIPVIYEGANEIQRNLIYGQAP
- a CDS encoding PAS domain S-box protein; translated protein: MTRPRILCVSSDRSTRASVTLALTDAPVNVVIAQRSTEAVERLDRESIDAILIDASTVANVPRLVDAVEAEAPATPTFVHWGNAEAGDDSVAVLSEVVARTDETESAARLADAVTNRIGSGPTDGSTDLESLAAELTDDTDRNEGDATPADLPDDLAAIVSAVRRRLVDVTSPVALERILREEVTRNDRFAFAWVGEYDQGEGEIVPWLTDPDSTEWPMQRTFGIGGGEQPLLERAIRTGDLQTQQHVGDDRDAVPFGDHAFERDVSAVAVAPLSASGQRYGVVVVYALEAVTEAERRAIRSVADAASHVLETIAIRGQLEQQGRALHRYERLVETAGDGMYVLDGHGHFMTVNDALTATTGYSREGLLGEHASIVFDEEDIEAGEEIIRSLLSGGERTDTLELTIESKRGERIPCEAQIAVLVRDGEFTGSVGVLRDITERKRSERKLREQNERLDAFAGIVSHDLRNPLGVAQGYLDLLAETESLEYVDNVRDGLDRMETIVEDVLAIARDGEWVADVEPVDLDVVARDAWEYVSTADASLSVAETATIEGDRARLLRLLENLFRNAVEHGDASVIRVGVLGDRTDAQARGFYVEDDGSGLPADIRDEVFEESVSSSSSGLGIGLWIVREVATGHGWSVTATEGEDGGARFEFAFDADSDDRD